The genomic window GCGGTCCGGTCACCTCGACCGCGGGGAAGACGACGGGGATGGCGGCCGAGGCCCGCACGTGCGCGCTGCCGATCGGCGCGGCGACGTAGTCGACCGCCCGGTCCTGGTCGTCCTCGGGCACGGACACGCCGGGAGGCAGGTCGGTGAACACGACCGTCCGACCGCTGCGGCCGGACGTGGTGGCGACGGCCAGCGCTCGGCACGCACCGGAGTCGATGTTCGCGCGCAGCCGGGGCCAGTCGACGACGGCGTCGGCGGTCCGGGCGAGGGGGGTCGTGTCCACGAGTCCGGTCAGCCGCACGCCGCGGACGCCCAGCTGCTGCGCCAGCCACGTGCCCGCGGCGCGCGGGGTCGAGGTCAGCAGGGGCGCGAACACGTCCCGCGGCCCGATCCCGTGCCACACGTCGAGCAGCGCGGCCGCCTGGTCCTCGGCCGGCAGGTGCGCGCCGGCCGCCAGCAGGGTGGCGTTGATCGCTCCGGCGCTGGTCCCGACGAACACCCGGGGGCGCACCCCGGCAGCGGCCAGGCGCGGGAGGACGACCGACAGGGCGCCGGCCTCGTAGGCGCCGCGTGCGCCGGCCCCCGCGATGACGACACCGACCCGCTCCGGGGCCGGGTCGTCACGCCGGCCGCGATCCGCTCGGTCCACGTCCCACCTCCACGTCGGACAGGGCCCGACCGGACCGGATGCCGCCCCGGGCGTCGTCCACGCGGAGCCGCCCCATCTCGAGGTCGCCCGGCGACACGGCACCGACGGACGGGCGGCCGACGTCGACCCGCGTGGTGACGGCGGCCGGCACCTGGGCTCGCACGTCTGCCTCCAGGGGGTCTCGGGCCGGGGGGGGGCGTCCGGCGGGCGCCCGCGGGGGTGCGCGGGGATCAGCCGGAGCGGAGCCGCAGCAGCGCACGGGTGCGGCGCGGCGGCGGCTCCGGCGGGCGCGACCGCAGGGTGACGACGGCGAGCACGAGGTTCACGGCGGAGATGGCGGTGGCCATCACCCCGGCGCGGCGCGGCAGGTCACCGAGCTGCCAGGCGAGGAACGCCGACACGGTGTCGCTGCCGTGGACGACCGGGGCCAGCCGCTCCGCGTGGGAACGGCGGCGGGTGTCCGGCGTGAGCAGCTCCGCGCCGAGGAGGACCGTCCGTATCCCGAACATCCGCAGCGGGTAGCGCATCCCGGGCTGCCTGGCCGGGTCGATGTCCAGCCGGCGGATGACGAGGCCCGGCGCGAGCAGGCCCGCCGTCCCCATCGTCAGGCGGACACCGGCGAGCAGCACGCGGGCGACGTCGCTTCGCTGGGTCATCAGGAGTCCTTCCCTGTGTCGCACGGAGGGGAGCCGCGGTGCCCCGGCCGGCGGTCAGCCGGACGGTTCCGGAGCGGGGCCCGGGGAGGCCGGACCCGAGGCGATGTGGTGGAGGGCCCGGATGCCGGGGAGGAAGAAGTAGCCGCCGCCACGGACCCGCACGGCGTGCGGCAGGTCGAGCAGCCGGTGCCGGACGGGATCGGCCGGGATGGGGAACACCCCGTGCCCTCCCGGCGGGTGGTGGCCGGCGATCGGGTCCGGGCTGTCCTGCAGCCCCGCGAAGGCGGGGTTGTCCAGCCACGTGTGCTGGACGAACTCGAACTGTCGACCGAGGTCGGCGTTGAGGCAGAGGAAGTGCAGTCCGCGCTCCCCGTCGGGCTCCGTCCCGGGGGCGGTGTCGCGGCTCACCGGCGGGGGGCCGTACTGCCGTCCGCGGCGGATCAGCCGGTGCCGGTCGTTGACCCGCACCGAGGCCGCCGAACCGGGACGGGGGTCGAGCGAGTCCCGCGGGTTGGCCCGCCGCACGTGGGCCGCGACCGGGCAACGGAGACCGGCGGCGTCACCGTCACGGTGGTATCGGAAGTCGTTGTCGACCGGCTCGTCCCCGAGCGGGTGGTCGGCGCTGACCGTCAGCGACGTGCCGTCGGGCCAGCGGCCGACCATCTTGGCCGCCACCTGCTCGGCCGGCAGGCCCGTCCGTTCCGCCCAGCGGTCGACGTGGTCCCAGAAGGCGGCCACGTCGACGGCGAGCGTGCGGACGACGAGGTAGCTGCCGTTGCGGCCGAGGTCGACCTCGTCGCGTCGCCCGGTACGGGGCGCGGGGGGCAGCACGCGGCCGGGATCGTCCGTGGCCGGGAGGAGCGGGCCGCGGGCGCGCCGGCCGTAGGCGTTCGGGTACCCGAGGAGGAACTCGCCGAGCGCGATGCCCCGCTCGCCGCGGCCGTGCAGGCCGGCGACCTCGGGCTGGGAGATCCCGTCGGCGAACCCGAGGTGGTCACGGGGGGACAGGGACGTCGTGGGCAGCTCGAGGACCTCCCGGACGCCGTCGGCCGGGTACCGGTGCCGGACGTCCTCGGCGTGCGCGGTCAGCTCCGCCGCGGACCGGGCGTAGAGCAGCAGGAGGACGTCGACCCGGGGGGTGTCCGGACCGCCCCACGCCCAGGTGGCGGGGGCCTGCTCGCCCACGTCCCCCAGGAAGGCGCTGCGTGTCGGGGTGGCCATCCCGCCGGCGAACTCGAGCGAGAAGCCGGCCAGCGCCTCCTGCCGCACGCCCAGCCGGGCCAGGCCCGGGTGGCTCACCGCGACGTTGAGCGCCCGGCTGCCCCGGGCGCCGGCCATGCTCGTCAGCTCGGGGAGGAGGTCGGCCAGCAGCGCCCGCCCGGCGGCGCCGTCGTCGACCTGCAGGCCGAGGAAGACCGCCTCCGGCAGGCGGCCGTAGCCGCTGCCCACGAGCCCCTGCACGTCGGCGCGGTCGAGGCTCCCGGACCTGCCGGTGATCGGAGGAGGAGCCACGGGGGCGGGCCTGGCCCCGGCGGGAGCGGGGCGGGTGCCGGGCGCCGGCGCCGGGTCACCGTCCCGGGTGCGCCGGCGGCCGGTCAGAGCAGCGCGAGCCATGCGCGGGCCTCCTCGTCGGACAGGGAGCGTCGGGCCAGCCCCGCACGGAGGGCGGCGTTCGAGCCGACGTTGAGCGCCGTGAGCCGCTCGTAGGCCGACCACCAGACGTGGTTGAGCGCCTGGTGGTTGCGCAGGTGGTCCTTGAACAGGTCCTCCTGCCGGGCGCCGCGCCACAGGAGCAGGACCGTCGGCGGGTAGCCGACCCCGTTGCTGAAGACGGCGTTCAGGCCCCAGGCGATCTTGTCGATGAAGTCGTCCATGTAGCTCTCGAGGCTGCCGTCGTACGTGCTCAGGAAGACCATCCGTTCCGGTGTGAGGTACACCCACCGGGCGAAGTGGATCGTCCTGACGCCGGCCAGGCTGCCCCGGTTGAGGACGTGACGGACGGCGTAGCCGATCGCGACGAGGACGCCGCGGGTGAGCAGCGCCCGGAAGGGCCCGGGCTTGAGGTGCCCGACGGCCGCGAAGGCGTTGTGGGCGACCTGGTCCTCGGCCGCCCGGAGGCGGTCGACCGCAGCGGGATCGGGCCTCGTCCGGTCGGGCTCGTCCCGGAGCTCGTGCAGGCGCAGCACGACGGCCGCGACGGGCAGCAGGAGGAGGAGGAGCGGCAGCAGGGGCAGCAGGAGCACGGGGACGGCGATCGCGTGGGCGAGCTCCCGCGCACGCCACGACCACGGCGGTCGGCGCGCGGGCACCGTGCCGAACCGCAGCCGCGGGTCGGTGAGCGCGTGCCGGCGCAGGACCGCGTGGACCTGCGCCGGAGCGAGGCCGGCGACGGCGTCCCGGTGGTCGTCGAGGTAGGTCTCCAGGCCGTCCCGGAGCCGCGCCTCGGCGACGACCTGGGACACGCCGCGCCCGGCGGTGTTGACGTAGAAGGCCGCCTCGGGGACGCGGTGCGCGCGGAGCCACGCCGCCCGGCCGGCCGGGTCCGAGCGTTCCGGGTAGCCGCTGCACAGGCCGAACGCACGGTCGAGACCGTTCCCCGAGACGTCGGCCAGCGCCCGGACGTGGTCGTCCGCGGAGCCGTCCGTGTCGGCGCTGTAGAGCAGGGCCGGGCCGACCTCGGCGCCGGACGGGCTCGTGTCCCCCTCGAGGAGCAGGATGCGCGCGAAGTGCAGGCCGGCCAGCCGGTCGAACGCGAGGGCTCCCCGGTCCGGGCCGGCCAGCTCGGTCAGGGCGGCGAGGGCACGGTCCCGGTGCTCCGGGGGGAGCGGGGCCAGCACCGTGACCGCGGACTGCTGCGGCATGCCGGTCCTCCCTCAGCCCTGGGTCGCCACGGGAACGGACGACGCGGCGGGCCGTCGGGGCGGCCGCGGAGCCCGGTCGCCGTCCGGGAACGTTTCGCTGCCGTCGGGTTCGACGTGCGGCACCGCGTTCATCGACTGGCGGAGCTCGGCGAGCTCCTCGTACATCCGGCGGCGCGCGCGGTTGGAGTTACCGAGGGGCCGGTGCTCCGGCAGGCTGTGCCAGGGGTTGTAGCGCAGGACGTCGGCGAAGGCGAGCTGCGCATCGCCGTCGAACCGCTGGGCCGGGAGCCGCAGCGTCGCCACGGGCACGTAGGGCGAGAGACGCTCGGGCCACTTCACCGTGGCGTCCTCGACGGGCATCCGGTGCGGGTCGGTCTGCACCTGCACCATGAAGTCCATCTCCCAGTCGCCGGTGGCCAGCGTCCGGACCATGGCATCGCGCAGGTAGTTCTCGCCGGGGTGGGCGGGGATCCTCGTCCGCGGCCGGGACCGGGGCGCGAGCGAGTACTGGACGGCCCGTCCCTCCCCGAGGAGGAAGGGCACGTTGCTGTAGTACCGGACCTCCAGCGGGTTGGCGTGCACCGGGCTGTAGAGCAGCTGCATCGCCAGGTGGAGCACGTGCCGCCCCGGGGGGTCGAGCAGGTAGCCCAGGGGCGCCTTGGCCCGCACCCACCGCTGCATCCTCGAGTTCTCGCGGACGTCCGGGGTCACGAAGCTCGGGGGGGAGACGAGGATCAGGTCCTGGGTCCGCTCCTCGTCGGGCATGAGCTTCGGGCCGGACACGCCCATGACCTTGATCGCCACCGAGCACTGGCCGAGGTCCTCCAGGTCGGGTGGCGCGAACGGCCCGGGCCCGGAGAAGCGGACCCAGGCCGGGTACGCCCGTGGCTCCCGGAACAGGCCGTGCCGCAGCTCCGCCGGCAGGTCCGGCCGCACGGTGAACTCCCCGCGGAGGACACCGAACGTCTTGGTGTTCCCGAACCGCTGGGCCCCACCGGGGAGCCAGTTCTCGCGGGTGAACGCGCTGGCCGCGTCGATGATCTCCTGGGTGTACCGCTCCTCGTCCTGCAGCGGCTTCTCCTCGGCGAGACCGAGTCGCTCGTCGTTGCGGCGCAGGACGTTCTGCAGAGCCTGGAGCAGTGAGAACAGTGGAGAGCGCAGCCACCGGTCGACCTGCGGGCGGTACAGGAACTCGATCCGGCGCTCCACGCGCCAGGACCAGAGGAACAGGTCGCTCAGCGGGCGCAGCACGAAGTACGCGAACGGACCTCCGGGGTTCACGGCGTGCCCCCGGCGTGCGGCCCGGCGGGCGACGGAGCGGCGGTGTCACCGTCGACCCGGGGAGGCCGGATGCCGCCCGCGGTCCCGCGCCCGCGAGGCCGGCCGGGGGCCCGGCTGGTGCTGGCGGAGGGTGAACCAGCCGGCGCGGCGCCTCCACAACCAGACGACCCCCAGGTACAGGCCGGGCGCCACGAGCCGGACCTCGTCGCGGACCATGCGCGCGACGACGGAGGTGGTCGAGTAGTCGATGAGGACGCACTCGCCGCCGTCGACCCAGGAGCGGTCGTGCGAGAGCAGGGCACGGATGGCCCTCGTCCGCAGCGGTCCGACCAGGTTCTGCAGCGACCGGCCCGGGGGTTCGGTCTCCTTGCCCTGCCAGACCAGCGCGTGGACCAGCCGGGCCAGCGGACCGCAGGCGCGGGTCCCCGGGAACAGGAGCCCCGTTCCGGCCAGGAGCCCCTCGGGGAGCTCGCCCGCGGGACTGGACCGGAACAGGAGGTCCAGCTCGCCGTTGGTCAGCCGCCGCAGGGCGGTCTCGTCGAGCTGGTCCTCCTGCTGGACCGGGGCGGATCGGAACGACACGGGAGCCTCCGGTGGGGGCGGGAGTGGTGTGCCGAGGCGCGGGCCGTGTGGAGCCGCCGGCCCGCAGGACCGCCGGGCCTGCCCCGTCGGGGGCGGCGATCGGGGACCCGTCGGTGCCCGTCGATGCGCGGACGAGGTGCACGGTCCCCCCAGGCCATCTCGCGTCGGGATCTGCGCGCGCCAGGATCCCGACCGGGCGTCACGCGAACGTCACCGCCGCGTGACGCCGTCGCGGATCCCCGTCGCGTCAGGCGGCCCCTCGCCGGTCCCCCCGGGGGGCCCGCGGGAGCCCTGCCCGGCAGGGTGGTGGTGCCGACACGATGCCGGCCTCACGACCCTCCGGAGGGCGTGTACGTCTTGTTCCCCACGGAGTCCAGGACCTGCTGAGCCTGCCGGTCGACCAGGCCGGTGAGCAGTTGTTGACTGGCGCCGAAGAGCACGGCCCACCCGATGATCTGCGGCGTCGTGTCCAGGGCCGTGAGCCCGGGCACGAAGCCGCCCCGCATGAGCAGGAGACCCAGGACCGCGCTCAGCGCTCCGGTCGGCAGCTTCAGCACCGCCAGGGCCACGGGAACGCCGAAGGGGGTGGCCGTTCCGCGGATGTGCCGGAGCGCTATCGACCCGGTGACGCCGGCGGCCACCATGCCGATGAACATGACCAGCGGTACGTCCAGGGAGCGCACGGTCTCGCCGATGACCACGTCGACGTCGCGTCCTCGCAGGAGGTCCTGTCCCGTCGGGCACACCAGTCGCGCGTTCTCCTCGGCCCCCGGCTGCGGCTGGAAGCACAGGGCCAGGGCTCGCGGGTCCACTGCGGCGACGAGCGCGACGGCCGAGGCCAGGGCCGTCAGCCCGGCCGCGGCGCCGTAGACGATCGTGCAGAAGCTGCGGACGCGCTGCTGTTCGCGCTCGGCTGCCGAGCTGGCCGCCCGCACTGCGGCGATCAGGTTCTCCCTGTGCACCTCGGCGAGGTCGTCCCGGGGATCCCGTGCCAACTTCTCGACCCGGAGCCGTCGAGGATCGTCGCGGGGGAGGTGCCGTCGGATGTGCGCGTGCAGGCTCGGGAGCTGACCCCGGACGAACTCCAGGGGCACGCGGCGCAGGAGGTCGGCCTCGGCCGCGTCCAGGTGCGCCGCTGCCCGGGCCACCCGGGCACCGCTCGGGCGGATCCGCTTCCCGTCACGGGCGGCGCACTGGGCCTCGGCGACGTGCCATCGGATGGCGGCGTCGAGTGCCTGGTCGGCCCCGACGCCGATGTGCTCACGCTTCTCCGGCGGGAGGCGGTTGAGCCAGTTCGCCAGCGTGAGGATCTCGGCGGCACGAGCAAGGGACTCCTCCTGCCAGGCGCGGGCCGTCACGCCGGGCAGCGGCTGCGGCGGGGACTCCCGGTTGCCCGAGGGGGCGTCGCCGGCTCCGTCGGCCGCCCCCACGGTCGGCGCGTCGGCGGGGTGAGCGCCCACCCGGCGTGCCGGCTCCGGGTGCTCCTCGTGCGCCGGCCCGGGTTCCTGATCGCCCCGCGCGTGCTCGGTGGATGGCTCCACGGGTGGGTCCCCCCGTCCCGGCACGCTCTCCGGGAGGCGCCGCTGTGCCCGCCGGCGCCGAGGGGTCGGTCCGCGCGACGCGACTCCCCGGTTCGCGGATGACGGTGTTCCAGTCGGTCCACGGGAGAGCGCACCGGACTCCCCGGATGCCGGCAGCAGGGGCGCTGGCCGGCAAACACCCTGCGCCGAGCATGGCGGGCCCGCGTCACCGATCCGTCACGACGGCGTCATCCGCTCCGTCCGCCACGTCCACCCTGCCCGGGGCTGCCCGTCGTCGCGTCGGCGGTCGGGACCGCCGGCGCCGCTGTGACGGCGGAGTCCGTCAGCGCACCTCGTGCCGGTGGCCGGAGCGCGTGTCGACGTCCGCTCGGGTCGGCGGTCGTCGGCGGGTCACGATCTCCGCCCGGAGATCGCGAGCGCGGCTGCGCGGGCTCCGCTGAGGGCGGGGTCCGGGCTCGGCACCACCGCGGCCGGCGGCCGCGCCGCGTGGCCGGGTCGCTAGGGTCTCGG from Geodermatophilus normandii includes these protein-coding regions:
- a CDS encoding Dyp-type peroxidase, whose translation is MAPPPITGRSGSLDRADVQGLVGSGYGRLPEAVFLGLQVDDGAAGRALLADLLPELTSMAGARGSRALNVAVSHPGLARLGVRQEALAGFSLEFAGGMATPTRSAFLGDVGEQAPATWAWGGPDTPRVDVLLLLYARSAAELTAHAEDVRHRYPADGVREVLELPTTSLSPRDHLGFADGISQPEVAGLHGRGERGIALGEFLLGYPNAYGRRARGPLLPATDDPGRVLPPAPRTGRRDEVDLGRNGSYLVVRTLAVDVAAFWDHVDRWAERTGLPAEQVAAKMVGRWPDGTSLTVSADHPLGDEPVDNDFRYHRDGDAAGLRCPVAAHVRRANPRDSLDPRPGSAASVRVNDRHRLIRRGRQYGPPPVSRDTAPGTEPDGERGLHFLCLNADLGRQFEFVQHTWLDNPAFAGLQDSPDPIAGHHPPGGHGVFPIPADPVRHRLLDLPHAVRVRGGGYFFLPGIRALHHIASGPASPGPAPEPSG
- a CDS encoding catalase family protein produces the protein MNPGGPFAYFVLRPLSDLFLWSWRVERRIEFLYRPQVDRWLRSPLFSLLQALQNVLRRNDERLGLAEEKPLQDEERYTQEIIDAASAFTRENWLPGGAQRFGNTKTFGVLRGEFTVRPDLPAELRHGLFREPRAYPAWVRFSGPGPFAPPDLEDLGQCSVAIKVMGVSGPKLMPDEERTQDLILVSPPSFVTPDVRENSRMQRWVRAKAPLGYLLDPPGRHVLHLAMQLLYSPVHANPLEVRYYSNVPFLLGEGRAVQYSLAPRSRPRTRIPAHPGENYLRDAMVRTLATGDWEMDFMVQVQTDPHRMPVEDATVKWPERLSPYVPVATLRLPAQRFDGDAQLAFADVLRYNPWHSLPEHRPLGNSNRARRRMYEELAELRQSMNAVPHVEPDGSETFPDGDRAPRPPRRPAASSVPVATQG